From the genome of Cryptococcus neoformans var. neoformans B-3501A chromosome 1, whole genome shotgun sequence, one region includes:
- a CDS encoding hypothetical protein (Match to ESTs gb|CF188644.1|CF188644, gb|CF192028.1|CF192028, gb|CF188643.1|CF188643; HMMPfam hit to DEAD_2, DEAD_2, score: 262.0, E(): 1e-75; HMMPfam hit to DUF1227, Protein of unknown function (DUF1227), score: 297.5, E(): 2.1e-86): protein MKFMLGDLPVLFPYDRLYPEQYSYMADLKTTLDAGGHCVLEMPSGTGKTVSLLSLIIAYMQFYPNKRKLIYCSRTVPEIEKALAELKRLMMYRAEMGANDGDFRGLGLTSRRNLCLHPEVSKEKKGKIVDSRCRDLTSAFACEKGRADPGSVPLCSFHEELNNYEPGNLIPPGVYTLDDVKKYGQEKGVCPYFTIRRMLPFLDVMIYSFHYLLDPKVAEQVSAEMSKESIVIFDEAHNIDNVCIESLSIDLTRPMLDSAARSVNKLSDKIAEIKETDAKKLEDEYAKLVEGLQEANERVEDDDMLVSPVLSKDMVDEAIPGNIRKAEHFIAFLKRFIEYLKTRMRVLHVVAETPQSFLAHLKEITYIDQRPLKFASERLTCLVRTLELTNLEEHSALQKVAGFGTLVATYEKGFLLILEPYETEHATVPNPIFHFTCLDPSLAIAPVFDRFASVVITSGTISPLDMYPKMLQFQPVMEQSYPMTLTRNAFLPMVITRGSDQVPISSRFEVRNDPAVVRNFGSILIEMARTVPDGVVAFFPSYLYMESIVSAWYDMGILSEVWKHKLLFVETPDAMETSIALRNYREACNNGRGAVLLSVARGKVSEGIDFDHNYGRAVIMFGIPYQYTESRILKARLEFLRDNHRIRENDYLTFDAMRHAAQCVGRVLRGKTDWGLMVFADKRFARQDKRAKLPKWINSYITEAHSNLSTDVAVSLAKKFIRQISQPFDHTQTGISLWTLEDIEERQRRDKDEAERVEMTQSAAIRESAAEENDHAPLASDYMEIDDAELAGLSIPIDE, encoded by the exons ATGAAGTTTATGCTTGGCGATCTTCCCGTTCTGTTCCCTTATGATCG GCTGTATCCCG AGCAATACTCCTACATGGCTGACCTGAAAACAACATTGGACGCAGGA GGACATTGTGTACTTGAAATGCCCTCGGGAACAGGAAAAACCGTATCCCTGCTATCTCTGATCATTGCCTATATGCAA TTTTACCCTAATAAACGGAAACTGATTTACTGCTCACGGACAGTTCCGGAAATAGAGAAGGCTTTAGCGGAACTCAAGCGATTGATGATGTACCGCGCAGAGATGGGGGCAAATGATGGTGATTTCAGAGGACTGGGATTGACGAGTCGGCGGAATCTTTGTCTTCACCCGGAA GTCAgcaaagagaaaaaaggcaaaatAGTTGATTCGCGGTGCAGGGATCTCACCTCAGCGTTCGCTTGTGAAAAAGGGAGGGCTGACCCGGGGAGCGTACCATTATGTAGTTTCCATGAG GAGTTGAACAATTACGAGCCCGGGAATCTTATACCCCCAGGCGTCTATACTCTGGATGATGTTAAGAAGTATGGCCAAGAAAAGGGTGTCTGTCCGTACTTTACGATCAGAAGAATG TTGCCTTTCCTCGACGTTATGATATACTCCTTCCATTATCTTCTGGATCCAAAGGTCGCAGAGCAGGTGTCCGCTGAAATGAGCAAGGAGAGCATTGTGATATTTGATGAAGCACACAACATTG ATAATGTCTGTATCGAGTCCCTATCCATCGACTTGACGAGGCCAATGTTGGATTCGGCCGCAAGAAGCGTCAATAAACTTAGTGACAAGATTGCGGAAATCAAGGAGACTGATGCGAAGAAGCTGGAGGATGAGTACGCAAAACTAGTCGAAGGTCTGCAAGAAGCCAACGAGCgagtggaagatgacgacATGCTCGTCAGTCCGGTTCTGTCAAAAGACATGGTGGATGAAGCTATACCTGGGAACATTCGAAAGGCGGAGCATTTTATAGCTTTCCTCAAACGATTCATTGAATATCTCAAG ACTAGGATGCGCGTGCTGCATGTTGTAGCAGAGACACCTCAATCATTCCTAGCGCATCTGAAAGAAATAACATATATTGATCAACGGCCTCTCAA ATTTGCTTCCGAGCGCCTTACTTGTTTGGTTCGCACATTGGAATTGACAAACTTGGAAGAACATTCTGCGCTGCAAAAGGTTGCTGGTTTTGGGACCCTTGTTGCCACTTACGAAAAAGGATTCCTACTGATCCTCGAGCCTTACGAAACCGAGCACGCCACAGTGCCTAACCCCATTTTTCATTTCAC TTGTCTTGACCCATCGCTCGCTATAGCGCCCGTCTTTGACCGTTTTGCCTCAGTGGTCATCACTTCCGGTACCATATCTCCCCTCGACATGTACCCCAAAATGTTACAATTCCAACCTGTTATGGAACAGTCGTATCCTATGACCCTCACCCGAAACGCTTTTTTACCAATGGTTATAACTCGAGGCAGTGATCAAGTCCCAATTTCCTCCAGATTTGAGGTTAGAAATGATCCTGCAGTCGTACGAAATTTTGGAAGCATCTTGATTGAAATGGCACGGACTGTCCCTGATGGAGTGGTGGCATTCTTTCCCAGTTATCTATATATGGAATCTATTGTTTCAGCTTGGTATGACATG GGCATTCTAAGTGAGGTGTGGAAGCATAAGCTACTGTTCGTGGAAACTCCAGACGCCATGGAAACGAGCATAGCCCTCAGGAATTATCGCGAGGCATGTAATAATGGAAGAGGGGCTGTCCTTCTCTCTGTGGCGCGAGGAAAGGTGTCCGAAGGAATTGATTTCGACCA CAATTATGGGCGAGCTGTTATTATGTTTGG CATTCCCTATCAATACACGGAATCACGTATTCTCAAAGCTCGGCTGGAGTTTCTTCGAGATAATCATAGGATCCGAGAAAACGATTATCTTACTTTCGACGCTATGCGACATGCTGCCCAATGCGTTGGTCGTGTGTTGCGAGGGAAGACCGACTGGGGTCTGATGGTCTTTGCGGACAAG CGATTTGCGAGACAAGACAAGAGGGCAAAACTTCCGAAATGGATCAACAGTTATATTACGGAGGCCCATTCCAACTTGTCCACGGATGTGGCTGTTTCGCTGGCCAAAAAGTTCATACGTCAAATCTCGCAACCATTTGATCACACACAGACAGGGATATCTTTATGGACTCTTGAGGACATAGAGGAGAGGCAAAGACGGGATAAGGATGAAGCTGAAAGGGTCGAAATGACACAATCAGCAGCAATTAGAGAGAGTGCCGCCGAGGAGAATGACCATGCTCCGCTTGCTAGCGATTACATGGAGATTGACGACGCCGAGTTGGCGGGGCTGTCTATACCCATAGATGAATAA
- a CDS encoding hypothetical protein (Match to ESTs gb|CF191446.1|CF191446, gb|CF187498.1|CF187498, gb|CF187448.1|CF187448; HMMPfam hit to Complex1_LYR, Complex 1 protein (LYR family), score: 39.9, E(): 7.3e-09): protein MTTIPARLAKATSSVSSWDEARRASLSAYRTWYRSAPDIVQLYGLHVSPSLVRMKIRQDFERNRDTITDLSVMNVMLLKNHQEYQETMNVWKQVPHVMHWFKKYDNPPQPKTFLEKFYASRDEPSQIEPTY from the exons ATGACTACCATCCCCGCTAGGCTCGCAAAAGCGACATCCAGCGTTTCGTCGTGGGACGAGGCCCGACGAGCCTCATTGTCTGCCTATCGAACTTGGTATAGATCG GCTCCTGACATCGTCCAGCTGTACGGTCTTCATGTTTCTCCATCCCTTGTGCGAATGAAAATCAGACAAGACTTTGAACGAAACCGAGACACAATTACCGACCTCTCCGTGATGAACGTGATGTTGCTCAAAAACCACCAAGAGTATCAGGAGACAATGAACGTATGGAAGCAAGTG CCCCATGTAATGCATTGGTTCAAAAAGTACGACAATCCGCCTCAACCCAAAACTTTCCTCGAAAAGTTCTATGCTAGTCGAGATGAGCCCTCGCAGATTGAGCCTACGTATTAG
- a CDS encoding hypothetical protein (Match to EST gb|CF188926.1|CF188926), with protein sequence MSKRLPPSSVVASQDETAYLESSTSFTIPPTPCNSCNDLDTPDNQSIPISHTSTRKLSDAVYDPPLGSDLHIPLPGDTPTSSVRRISVSSHSSSYLLPNPTLSMTKSHDIPYSSRPIPAPPITIRHDQISNQPSRKISGDAISPVTELSHLPSPPAVKFGMDLRQNESRGSASQEDIDAQRLQALGYNAVLGRDYTFWSSLAISWLNIGALQGTIFAVSGTYNYGGPVMILVAWPISGVLTYFMTLTLSELASAYPVAGAMFSWSWKAARGGIGGERGWAWIVSGFVMGGHVGNLLLVTWEIANIVVGTISLSLDYQKRNWHNCLLFLGVLVIVGLIGSTGWGQSHCFWLCSGAFGFSMWLVLCITLLATNATKHDPGEMFKQFYNTTGWSSKPYVYILGWQYTSIASGADASAHMAEETQNPSRNVPNAMTTSVIGTYVLGYISIVLLLLSISPEDAATVKSHSFAFGYILTKAISKPGAITVCCLMVIVLILQVLAQLQASSRFVFALARENGMPFSSIIRKTNSHRRPVFAVWLVVILCLPFACLTLASESTLYSVLAVTACTLSYVGYAIPISLYLVSRINLQTEGRSLWSLRKWSKPVAIVGLLYALGLVVTQTFPGSTPVKAIESGTMSWSPVIITGTGIMCYVTWKCYGDRHFAGPIRAITKWESGMEIDLSTTLASSRSRHSGSPHAHVMDQVTNDSLKLALSPYPPSGTEGTGADVMVQSAAGSGMTSEGEWTSASESNDTISAWTENRDENRTRATRSVGNGGIR encoded by the exons ATGTCGAAACGgcttcctccatcctctgtCGTGGCTTCACAGGATGAGACGGCTTATCTCGAGTCCTCTACATCCTTCACCATTCCTCCCACTCCTTGTAATTCCTGCAATGACCTCGATACTCCCGACAACCAATCCATACCCATTTCACATACATCAACGCGCAAACTGTCAGATGCAGTATACGACCCGCCACTTGGCAGCGATTTACATATCCCGTTACCAGGCGATACTCCTACATCGTCAGTACGCCGGATATCCGTCTCCtctcattcttcatcatatCTTTTACCAAACCCAACCTTATCAATGACAAAATCACACGACATACCCTATTCCTCCAGACCCATACCAGCTCCACCTATAACCATCCGTCATGATCAGATATCAAACCAGCCGTCCCGCAAAATTAGTGGAGATGCGATTTCCCCTGTCACTGAACTTTCACATCTaccctctcctcctgccGTCAAATTTGGGATGGACTTGAGGCAGAATGAGAGCAGGGGTTCGGCATCACAGGAAGATATCGACGCCCAAAGGCTGCAGGCATTAGGGTACAACGCGGTTTTGGGCAGAGATTACACTTTTTGGTCCAGTCTGGCTATCAGTTGGCTAAATATCGGCGCATTGCAG GGCACCATCTTTGCTGTGTCTGGTACTTACAACTACGGAGGGCCCGTTATGATCCTTGTTGCCTGGCCCATTTCCGGCGTATTGACTTATTTCATGACTCTTACCCTGTCTGAACTTGCCTCAGCATATCCCGTAGCTGGGGCAATGTTTTCATGGTCTTGGAAAGCTGCGAGAGGCGGTATCGgtggtgaaagaggatgggCGTGGATAGTAAGCGGCTTTGTCATGGGGGGCCATGTTGGAAAT CTGTTGCTAGTGACGTGGGAAATTGCGAACATAGTGGTCGGAACCATTAGTTTGTCTCTGGATTACCAAAAGAGAAACTGGCACAACTGTCTGCTCTTTTTA GGGGTTCTTGTCATCGTTGGTTTGATTGGCTCTACTGGTTGGGGACAGTCGCATTGTTTTTGGCTTTGTTCAGGTGCTTTTGGGTTTTCCATGTGGCTTGTATTGTGTATAACACTCTTGGCGACAAACGCTACAAAACACGATCCTGGAGAGATGTTCAAGCAATTTTACAACACGACAGGCTGGAGCTCTAAACCTTACGTCTATATATTAGGCTGGCAATACACGTCGATTGCCAGTGGCGCAGATGCTTCTGCCCA TATGGCGGAGGAAACACAAAATCCTTCGAGAAATGTCCCAAACGCCATGACGACGTCGGTTATTGGT ACTTACGTTCTGGGCTATATC TCTATCGTCTTGCTGCTATTGTCCATATCCCCGGAAGACGCTGCTACTGTGAAATCTCAttcttttgctttt GGATATATCCTCACGAAGGCAATTTCAAAGCCAGGGGCAATAACAGTTTGTTGCTTGATGGTCATCGTTCTCATCTTGCAAGTCCTGGCCCAGTTACAGGCATCTTCGCGATTTGTATTCGCCCTGGCTCGGGAAAATGGCATGCCTTtctcatcaatcatcagAAAAACTAATTCTCATCGCCGGCCCGTATTCGCTGTTTGGCTCGTTGTGATTCTATGCTTGCCCTTTGCATGCCTTACCTTAGCCAGCGAGTCGACACTGTACTCAGTACTGGCTGTCACAGCATGTACTCTGAGTTATGTAGGGTACGCCATACCCATTTCACTCTACCTCGTATCAAGGATCAATTTGCAAACAGAGGGAAGGAGTTTGTGGTCTttgaggaagtggag CAAACCTGTAGCGATAGTTGGCTTGTTATACGCACTTGGGTTGGTTGTTACTCAGACATTCCCTGGATCTACGCCAGTTAAAGCAA TAGAGTCAGGTACTATGTCCTGGTCGCCTGTAATTATTACCGGAACAGGTATCATGTGCTATGTGACTTGGAAATGCTACGGAGATCGACACTTTGCTGGCCCTATTAGGGCGATTACCAAATGGGAATCTGGGATGGAAATCGATCTGTCGACTACGCTTGCATCCTCTCGTTCCCGTCATTCTGGTTCTCCACATGCTCATGTGATGGACCAAGTGACGAATGATTCCCTCAAATTGGCTTTATCTCCTTACCCTCCGAGTGGTACCGAAGGCACTGGTGCCGACGTGATGGTGCAAAGTGCAGCAGGATCAGGGATGACCTCGGAAGGGGAGTGGACGAGCGCCAGTGAAAGCAATGACACTATAAGCGCATGGACAGAAAATAGGGACGAGAACAGAACCCGAGCAACCCGTTCTGTAGGTAATGGAGGGATTAGATAG
- a CDS encoding hypothetical protein (HMMPfam hit to Catalase, Catalase, score: 677.5, E(): 8.4e-201; HMMPfam hit to Catalase-rel, Catalase-related, score: 61.3, E(): 2.5e-15): protein MVTGDAKYRQMAEYTIDQDDKTPYTTYFGVKVSDTDNSLRAGARGPTLLEDFHNREKIQHFDHERIPERVVHARGAGAFGEFKLHTPLTGITTAKVLTDTSKVVPAYVRFSTVAGSRGSADTVRDVRGFATRLYTDEGNWDIVGNNIPVFFINAQTAHDNAWDFMSLHKPALHMQQWITSDRAIPRSYRMMQGFGVHTFRLINEEGKSTFVKYHWIPHLGTHSLVWDEALKIAGQDPDFHRRDLWDAIEAGTYAKWDLGVQLIKEEDEHKFDFDLLDATKLIPDELVPVQKIGTLTLNRNPVDYFSEVEQVAFCTQHIVPGMDFTDDPLLAGRNFSYPDTQVSRLGINWKHIPVNRPVCPFMTTMREGQMSMFSKNNRTPYHPNRNENLPLTSPKEGGFKSYPAKVSGIKERVQAPKFNDHSSQATLFWNSMSDVEKKHIIDAYKFELSHCTDNLVIQNVINCINEIDHGLATAVHSGFPHLSLPEAKPNHGKRTEYLSQITGKNQIFTAAGRKIGIFLVPGYVYSQVAPLLAAFKAAGCMVKFVGPTLGPVEASDGQSFTTEFTFEGCRSTYFDALIFAGGPDNAFLSKLKVGRLIHAAREAYMHLKAVGAVGNATQWLVDTCLPGEFSPKVKTESSVVQENGVVFAPINPTLHSAQFAKQFLDGVANHRVWDREVSHIAA, encoded by the exons ATGGTTACAGGCGACGCCAAATATCGTCAGATGGCTGAATACACCATCGACCAAGACGATAAGACCCCTTACACTACGTATTTCGGGGTCAAGGTGTCAGACACGGACAATTCCCTTCGAGCCGGCGCGAGGGGACCCACTCTACTGGAAG ACTTCCATAACCGTGAAAAGATTCAGCATTTTGATCACGAACGCATTCCAGAGCGTGTAGTTCACGCCCGGGGGGCGGGCGCTTTCGGAGAATTCAAGCTTCACACCCCGCTGACTGGCATCACCACTGCGAAG GTTTTGACGGACACCAGTAAGGTCGTACCAGCCTATGTTCGGTTCAGCACTGTTGCTGGTTCTCGGGGAAGCGCTGACACAGTGCGTGATGTCCGTGGATTTGCCACAAGACTTTATACGGACGAAGGAAACTGGGATATCG TCGGCAATAACATACCAGTGTTCTTCATTAATG CCCAGACAGCTCACGACAATGCTTGGGACTTCATGTCTCTTCACAAGCCCGCTCTTCACATGCAGCAATGGATCACGTCTGATCGGGCGATTCCTCGATCGTACCGTATGATGCAAGGGTTTGGCGTTCATACTTTCCGACTCATCAATGAGGAAGGTAAAAGTACCTTCGTTAAATATCATTGGATACCTCACCTTGGTACTCACTCTCTTGTGTGGGATGAGGCCTTGAAGATTGCAGGGCAGGACCCTGATTTTCACCGAAGAGATCTTTGGGACGCAATCGAAGCTGGAACGTACGCCAAGTGGGATTTGGGTGTGCAGCTGAttaaagaagaagatgagcacAAATTTGATTTTGATCTCCTTGATGCCACCAAG CTTATCCCTGACGAGCTTGTGCCGGTTCAAAAAATCGGTACCCTCACACTCAACCGCAATCCTGTCGACTACTTTAGTGAAGTTGAGCAGGTTGCTTTCTGTACTCAGCACATCGTTCCCGGCATGGACTTTACCGATGATCCCCTTCTAGCTGGTCGAAACTTTTCCTATCCTGATACGCAGGTATCTCGCCTGGGCATCAATTGGAAACACATCCCTGTGAACAGGCCTGTTTGTCCCTTCATGACCACTATGCGAGAGGGTCAAATGAGCATGTTTAGTAAGAACAATAGAACGCCTTATCATCCAAACAGGAATGAAAATCTCCCTCTTACATCGCCTAAGGAGGGAGGTTTTAAAAGCTATCCTGCAAAGGTGTCTGGTATTAAAGAACGAGTTCAGGCCCCCAAATTCAAC GATCATTCCTCACAAGCCACTCTTTTCTGGAACTCTATGAGTGATGTAGAAAAGAAGCATATCATTGACGCGTATAAATTTGAACTTTCACACTGTACTGACAATTTGGTCATACAAAATGTCATCAACTGTATCAATGAAATCGACCATGGACTTGCTACCGCAGTCCATTCCGGCTTCCCTCATCTCAGTCTGCCTGAAGCCAAACCCAACCATGGTAAGAGGACAGAATATCTGTCTCAGATTACGGGTAAAAATCAAATCTTCACTGCTGCCGGGAGAAAAATTGGTATCTTCCTTGTGCCAGGGTACGTTTACTCGCAAGTCGCTCCCCTTCTTGCAGCTTTCAAAGCTGCTGGATGTATGGTAAAGTTT GTCGGTCCGACTCTCGGTCCTGTTGAAGCTTCTGATGGCCAGTCATTCACTACGGAGTTTACTTTCGAAGGTTGCCGATCCACATATTTCGACGCTCTTATCTTCGCTGGCGGCCCTGATAATGCCTTTTTATCCAAGCTCAAAGTTGGTCGCCTCATTCACGCAGCTCGAGAGGCCTACATGCATCTGAAGGCGGTTGGGGCAGTCGGCAATGCTACGCAATGGTTGGTTGACACATGTCTTCCTGGAGAATTTAGCCCCAAAGTCAAGACAGAATCCAGCGTGGTGCAGGAGAATGGTGTCGTGTTCGCACCAATCAACCCTACTCTCCACTCTGCACAATTTGCCAAACAATTTTTGGACGGTGTTGCCAATCATAGGGTTTGGGACAGAGAAGTCTCACACATCGCTGCATAG
- a CDS encoding hypothetical protein (Match to ESTs gb|CF187634.1|CF187634, gb|CF191723.1|CF191723, gb|CF191691.1|CF191691; HMMPfam hit to Abhydrolase_1, alpha/beta hydrolase fold, score: 46.8, E(): 6.1e-11), with the protein MSLSLIRNTLHAPVILPTLTPRVSPAIARCISTFPLGRATSSSTHTARLIGPQIGVYHFHSYSHRQTPSIEEQVPVQLAYEVVEPPNPFSEAVGQSLVICHGLFGSKQNWRSLAKAFAVKLGMPVYTLDLRNHGQSPHASPHSYSAMAADIHHFLVSHKLTSGVNLLGHSMGGKAAMALALNSDLNSPLRSLISVDMSPAKGKISPEFASYINAMMDIERARVKTKQEADVILQKTEPVLAIRQFLLTNTRLSKSPSPHLTFRIPLSLLSAAIPQIGDFPYSPPPPVSSESPQWNGPVLLIKAEQSKYLNKRNIPVAGSFFPQMRLEVLDTGHWVHAEKPAESVELVRLFVQGVVQ; encoded by the exons ATGAGTTTGTCCTTGATCAGAAACACTCTCCATGCGCCCGTCATTTTACCAACACTTACCCCGCGTGTCTCCCCAGCCATCGCTCGATGTATCTCTACATTTCCGTTGGGTCGTGcaacatcctcctcaacgCACACTGCCCGACTTATTGGTCCTCAAATAGGGGTGTATCATTTCCATTCCTACTCCCACCGCCAAACTCCAAGTATTGAGGAACAGGTCCCAGTTCAGCTTGCTTACGAGGTCGTTGAGCCTCCGAATCCTTTTTCTGAAGCTGTCGGGCAGAGTCTTGTCATCTGCCATGGTTTATT TGGATCGAAACAAAACTGGAGATCACTGGCAAAAGCCTTTGCTGTAAAGCTGGGTATGCCTGTATACACTCTG GATCTTCGCAATCATGGGCAGTCTCCGCATGCTTCACCGCACAGTTACTCAGCGATGGCTGCGGATATACATCATTTTCTTGTATCCCACAAGCTTACTTCCGGCGTTAATTTGCTCGGACATTCCATGGGCGGCAAAGCGGCTATGGCCCTAGCATTGAATAGTGATCTTAACAGCCCTTTACGGTCACTGATCAGTGTGGACATGTCCCCTGCTAAGGGGAAAATCTCTCCCGA GTTTGCTTCGTACATAAATGCAATGATGGACATTGAAAGGGCTCGAGTCAAAACAAAGCAGGAGGCCGATGTTATTCTACAAAAGACTGAGCCT GTTCTCGCTATTCGCCAGTTTCTCCTAACCAACACTCGCCTTTCGAAGAGCCCTTCTCCACACCTCACCTTTCGCATTCCTTTGTCTCTGCTCTCAGCTGCCATACCTCAAATTGGGGACTTCCCTTACTCTCCCCCACCTCCTGTCAGTTCCGAATCACCTCAATGGAACGGTCCGGTCCTTTTGATAAAAGCTGAACAGTCAAAATACTTGAACAAGCGTAATATTCCAGTGGCTGGCAGTTTTTTCCCTCAGATGAGATTAGAGGTGCTTGATACTGGACATTGGGTGCATGCGGAAAAGCCTGCAGAGAGCGTCGAACTTGTTAGATTATTTGTACAAGGGGTCGTTCAATAG
- a CDS encoding hypothetical protein (Match to EST gb|CF191811.1|CF191811) encodes MSHTPPNKKNASGIIIDSTTAERIVPESRRADGSVRKPIKIRPGFTPQEDIGLFRSARRAARDPSYAAANPQISLRSPKLGPPVSTKARQTLTTEPATKDRASIDKDKVDLDDDLSQAFGKINLGEESQEAVKNVDVETKLGCSATALAKEAISGRNRETPTTTTTVVNSTPSSPKRASNPAASSS; translated from the exons ATGTCTCACACTCCGCCCAACAAGAAAAACGCTTCCGGAATCATTATAGATTCCACTACTGCTGAACGAATAGTGCCCGAGTCGCGACGAGCCGATGGGAG TGTCCGGAAGCCCATAAAAATTCGGCCAGGCTTCACCCCTCAGGAAGACATCGGTCTTTTTCGTTCTGCTCGACGAGCGGCGCGTGATCCAAGTTATGCTGCAGCCAATCCGCAGATTTCTTTGCGATCACCAAAACTCGGTCCGCCGGTTTCAACGAAGGCGAGGCAGACTCTTACGACAGAACCAGCCACCAAAGACCGCGCCAGCATAGATAAGGATAAGGTTGACTTGGATGATGACCTTAGCCAAGCGTTTGGAAAGATTAACTTGGGGGAAGAGTCCCAAGAGGCGGTGAAAAATGTCGATGTTGAGACGAAGCTAGGTTGTAGTGCCACTGCTCTGGCAAAAGAAGCAATTTCGGGTCGAAACCGGGAAACCcctactactactacaaCTGTCGTCAACAGTACCCCCTCTAGCCCCAAAAGAGCTTCCAATCCGgctgcatcatcatcatag